The genomic interval CTGGCTGGAAGTATCAGGCTCATGCTCcttcaacaaacacaaacagaagcaaaggaatttattttattaatgtggATTCTCTACTTAGTTCAAGCAACTTGTATTTTTATGTACAACATTCACAGCCTCGCGGTGCTGCAGGTCTTTGTTATTCTTGCTTAACTGTCCTATACACAGAGTCCGAAAACAATTGCTTCAGTCATGTTTTAGGCTCTCTTTAGGGAAAAATTAGAAAACTAATAGTGAATTGTCCCAAaactcaaaaaataaatttgataatATTTTTGGCCATACTtccatgttttttcttttacacttTCCTGAGCCACAAAAGGCATTAAGCAGGCTGAGTAGCACTCCTCGTGAGGAGTAAACTAAACTTCATATGTAAGTGGTGGATTGCCCCTTTAAATTCTGGGTATTTTAAGTGTATTTAGGTTGTAAGGACTAAGGGTCGTATAAAAGAGCATCTAATTTGATGTGTTATATTTCCCACATATGTTTCTCAGGGCGATAGAGGCCATGGCTGAACACATGATGATGCCCATGACCCACGGCTTCAGGATGGGCATGAACGGACCTCCGCAGCACAACGGCCAGCCCGGCATGCGCACTCTGCCCAACGGCCAGGTGATGCACTACGGCAGGAACCCTCAGAACAGCATGGAGGCTGCCATGAGACATAGGCAGAGCATGGTGGGACCCGGCGGGATGGCCGGCCCCGTGAACGGGGTTCCCATGgccaaccaccaccaccaccagatGATGTCTGGAAACATGATGTACAATGGCCAGGgtccgcagcagcagcagcagcagcagcagcaccaccaCCCCATGCacccccagcagcagcagcagcagcagcagcagcagcagcagggtggACACCCCCAGCAGTATCTCCCTGGTAACCTCACCTCTCAGCAGCTTATGGCCAGTATGCACCTGCAGAAACTCAACACTCAGTATCATGGACACCCGCTGGTCTCAGCCAACGGCCACCATATGCCCAATGGTGCCCAGTATCGGGTGGGTCCGGCCCAGCTCTCAGGCATGCAGCACATCGGCGGCCCTTTGGGACTAAACGGCATGGACATGGATCTGATCGACGAGGAGGTCCTGACTTCACTAGTGCTGGAGCTTGGGTTGGATCGCATTCAGGAGCTGCCCGAGCTCTTCCTGGGACAGAATGAGTTTGACTTCATATCGGACTTTGTGTGCAAACAGCAGCCGAGCACGGTGAGCTGCTGAGCAAAGcgtttgttgggtttgtttggACTGGacaccacccccccaccccaaagaATGACACAGTAATGTGGTCACAGTAGCACAGCGAGAGGAGACAATCTCTCTGTTCTGTTTGGGTGTTTCTGTGTATTTGACAGTGTGTAGAATACCTTTACACTGACCGGCCTGTGAGTTGATAAAAAATTGTGAAGAGAGAAAACGCAGCAAAAGCACCAGGTTTCCTTTCTTTGAGCCGGATCTGTTGTCTTTGGTCAAATCAAGCAGCCTGATGCGGGGGGCTCTGTCTGCACCCATCTGGCCCTCAGCACATGTGCCTGCATTGTCAAGGCTTTGGGATGATTGTAAACCTTACAAACAATGGGGGAAGGCCTGGGAAGACTATCCATCTGGGTCTGCTTGATTCTGTGGCATCCCAAAATCTTTCTAAGTAGCAGGCGTTTTACAAATTTATAAAAGGTAGTCCTCTGAATTTGTTCATACAAGGATGAAGGGATTAAGAACACGTGGTTTTCTTTCTGACATGCATTTTGAAGGCTGGCTCTTCAAAACTGAGttcctaaataaaaaaaaaaaatgtacacatttctTTGAAGAGCAGGAGAGTGAGGTTGTGGTACTGGGTGACATGATGGGGTGTACCTCGGTTTGGTCGGGGGGAGATGTGCTACATTGATTCTTCAGCTTTCAGCGTCATTATCCTGACTCCCATTTAAATCTGCAGTCATTAAATGTA from Etheostoma spectabile isolate EspeVRDwgs_2016 unplaced genomic scaffold, UIUC_Espe_1.0 scaffold340, whole genome shotgun sequence carries:
- the LOC116686260 gene encoding cbp/p300-interacting transactivator 3, whose protein sequence is MAEHMMMPMTHGFRMGMNGPPQHNGQPGMRTLPNGQVMHYGRNPQNSMEAAMRHRQSMVGPGGMAGPVNGVPMANHHHHQMMSGNMMYNGQGPQQQQQQQQHHHPMHPQQQQQQQQQQQQGGHPQQYLPGNLTSQQLMASMHLQKLNTQYHGHPLVSANGHHMPNGAQYRVGPAQLSGMQHIGGPLGLNGMDMDLIDEEVLTSLVLELGLDRIQELPELFLGQNEFDFISDFVCKQQPSTVSC